The Anabaena sp. WA102 genome contains a region encoding:
- a CDS encoding antibiotic biosynthesis monooxygenase family protein, producing the protein MISRIFRVRVPLQFHQEFESKFLKVSIPLVKSYQGLVSVTIGRPTKWATEEYVMISIWENEQFVEDFAGENWHQAVIPEGMEKYITECWVHHYENFGSESSFQFP; encoded by the coding sequence ATGATCAGCCGCATTTTTCGGGTCAGAGTTCCATTGCAATTTCATCAAGAATTTGAGTCAAAATTCCTGAAGGTATCAATCCCACTTGTTAAGTCATATCAAGGTTTGGTGTCTGTCACTATTGGCAGACCAACAAAATGGGCAACCGAAGAATATGTGATGATTTCAATTTGGGAAAATGAGCAATTTGTCGAAGATTTTGCTGGCGAAAATTGGCATCAAGCAGTTATTCCAGAAGGAATGGAAAAGTATATAACTGAATGTTGGGTTCATCATTATGAAAACTTCGGTTCAGAATCGTCTTTTCAGTTTCCATAA
- a CDS encoding XisI protein: MDKLTRYRQLVQQILQEYSEQKPANGNIEVETIFDTQRDHYQIVHVGWEGQEWVHSCIIHIDIKGEKIWLQWNGTEDDIAENLVAVGVPKEDIVLGFQSPFMRKFTEYAVG, from the coding sequence ATGGATAAACTAACTAGATATCGCCAGCTTGTACAGCAGATTTTACAAGAATATAGCGAACAAAAACCTGCTAACGGGAATATAGAAGTTGAGACAATTTTTGATACACAACGTGACCACTATCAAATAGTTCATGTAGGTTGGGAAGGTCAAGAATGGGTACATAGTTGTATTATTCATATTGATATTAAAGGTGAAAAAATTTGGCTGCAATGGAATGGTACTGAAGATGATATTGCAGAAAATTTAGTTGCTGTGGGAGTTCCAAAGGAAGATATTGTCTTGGGTTTTCAGTCTCCTTTTATGAGGAAGTTTACAGAATATGCTGTGGGTTAG
- a CDS encoding four-helix bundle copper-binding protein — protein MMMMMTKSMTNEMQICVNACMECHKMCLETMTYCMTKGGKYMDITMMIMLRDCAEMCMMCTNMMMAGSEFSDRTCMLCAEMCDRCAITCEKMSDDSKMMECAAACRRCAESCRSMQMMPV, from the coding sequence ATGATGATGATGATGACTAAATCTATGACTAATGAAATGCAAATATGCGTGAACGCTTGCATGGAATGTCATAAAATGTGCCTAGAAACCATGACTTACTGTATGACTAAAGGTGGTAAGTACATGGATATAACCATGATGATAATGCTGCGAGATTGTGCAGAAATGTGCATGATGTGTACAAATATGATGATGGCTGGTTCTGAGTTCAGCGATCGCACTTGTATGTTGTGTGCGGAAATGTGCGATCGCTGTGCAATAACCTGCGAAAAAATGAGCGATGATAGCAAGATGATGGAATGTGCTGCTGCTTGCCGTAGATGTGCAGAATCGTGCAGATCCATGCAAATGATGCCTGTTTAA
- a CDS encoding PLP-dependent transferase, with translation MGGVESLLCYPAKMTHGSLPEPERLKRGIKDNLVRLSVGIEHYLDLQADLENSLS, from the coding sequence TTGGGAGGTGTTGAATCACTTCTTTGCTATCCTGCCAAAATGACTCATGGTTCACTTCCAGAACCAGAAAGACTTAAACGGGGTATTAAGGATAATTTGGTCAGGTTGTCAGTCGGAATTGAGCATTATCTAGATTTGCAAGCTGATTTAGAAAATTCTCTATCTTGA
- a CDS encoding glutathione S-transferase family protein gives MADIKIYSAVVCPYAHRTRLVLQEKGIDFDLIEIDLQNKPAGFTKVSPYGKVPAITHGENRVWESAVINEYLDEVFPNPPLLPTNPIAKAQARIWIDFANTRLVPAFSTLLRSPDFQKQEEAKQELYKHLEFIENEGLGKLSGDGPYWFGESISLVDFTFFPWFERWAALKHYRGFGIPAEFTRLKQWKHALKERESVKAIAHSKEFYIERYAKFAAPVPVAA, from the coding sequence ATGGCTGACATTAAGATTTATAGTGCGGTTGTTTGTCCTTATGCTCACCGTACCCGCTTGGTACTTCAAGAAAAGGGTATTGATTTCGATTTGATTGAAATTGATTTGCAGAATAAACCAGCAGGTTTTACAAAAGTTTCTCCTTATGGAAAAGTACCTGCAATTACTCATGGAGAAAACCGAGTTTGGGAATCAGCAGTTATTAATGAATATCTGGATGAAGTATTTCCTAACCCACCGCTTTTACCTACCAACCCCATTGCAAAAGCTCAAGCTCGAATTTGGATAGATTTTGCTAATACTAGATTAGTTCCTGCTTTTTCTACTCTATTACGTAGTCCAGATTTTCAAAAGCAAGAGGAAGCTAAACAAGAACTCTACAAACATCTAGAATTTATTGAAAATGAAGGTTTAGGAAAACTTTCGGGAGATGGTCCCTACTGGTTTGGTGAATCTATCAGTTTGGTTGATTTTACCTTTTTCCCCTGGTTTGAAAGATGGGCTGCTCTTAAACATTATCGTGGCTTTGGTATTCCTGCTGAATTCACTCGTTTGAAACAGTGGAAACACGCGCTTAAAGAACGTGAATCAGTGAAAGCGATCGCTCACTCCAAAGAGTTCTATATTGAGCGATATGCTAAATTTGCTGCTCCTGTTCCTGTGGCTGCTTAG
- a CDS encoding type II toxin-antitoxin system RelE/ParE family toxin encodes MNYQVIIQPTAFQEIETAYRWMCDNLSPEVANNWYYELEDAIASLKKFPNRCTIAPEAKVIGGEVRQLWIGKQRKYRVLFVVEEDIIAIIHVRNSRQSYLSEES; translated from the coding sequence ATGAATTACCAAGTTATTATTCAACCTACAGCTTTTCAAGAAATAGAAACTGCTTATCGTTGGATGTGCGATAATCTGAGTCCTGAAGTAGCAAACAATTGGTACTATGAACTTGAAGATGCTATAGCATCATTAAAAAAATTTCCTAATCGCTGTACCATAGCACCAGAAGCAAAAGTAATTGGTGGTGAAGTTCGTCAACTCTGGATTGGAAAACAAAGAAAATATCGAGTTTTGTTTGTAGTCGAAGAAGATATTATCGCCATTATTCATGTTCGTAATAGTCGCCAATCTTATTTAAGTGAAGAGTCATAA
- a CDS encoding DOPA 4,5-dioxygenase family protein, with protein MNTNTDIAGFHAHIYFDTASRETAARVREGLGAKFDVRLGRWHEQPVGPHPKSMYQVAFLPHQFGEVVTWLMLNREGLDILVHPETGDDVKDHTDNSLWLGEKLQLNIEFLQRLKTI; from the coding sequence ATGAATACAAATACTGATATTGCTGGTTTTCATGCACATATTTACTTTGATACCGCTAGTCGTGAAACGGCTGCTCGTGTAAGAGAAGGTTTAGGTGCTAAATTTGATGTAAGATTGGGACGTTGGCATGAACAACCTGTAGGACCACACCCCAAATCCATGTATCAAGTAGCTTTTTTACCACATCAGTTTGGTGAAGTTGTGACTTGGTTAATGCTTAATAGAGAAGGTTTAGATATTTTGGTTCACCCAGAAACGGGAGATGATGTCAAAGATCATACAGATAATTCTCTGTGGTTGGGAGAAAAACTACAGTTAAATATTGAGTTTCTACAAAGGTTAAAAACTATTTGA
- a CDS encoding LLM class flavin-dependent oxidoreductase, translating into MGKQQKQLRLGAFLPGAGQHVAAWRHPQARSNGALNFEHYKQIAQTAERGKFDAFFLADGLALQQRRGAEGRTAFGGDFEPVTLFSALSAVTEKIGFIATASTTYEDPYILARKFASLDHISGGRAGWNVVTTGSSETAGNFGLENHPIHADRYIRAHEFIDVVKGLWDSWEDDAFVRDQETAFYYDPNKIHELNHKGRFFSVRGPLNIARPPQGYPVIVQAGSSEDGKELAGRTAEVIFTAQQTLEDAQAFYADVKGRLAKYGRTPDQLKVMPGVFPVVGITEAEAKAKYQELQDLIHPQVGLALLQGLIGTDLSSYPLDEPLPDLPETNDNKSRQALLIDIARKHNFTIRELYQWIAGARGHWTIIGTPVQIADQLESWFVNDAADGFNIMPPYLPGGLDDFVDLVIPELQRRGLFRTEYEGTTLRENLGLSRPVNQYQKVLAAV; encoded by the coding sequence ATGGGCAAACAACAAAAACAACTAAGACTAGGTGCATTTTTACCCGGAGCAGGTCAGCACGTTGCAGCTTGGCGACATCCCCAAGCACGGAGTAATGGCGCTCTCAATTTTGAGCATTATAAGCAGATAGCCCAGACAGCCGAGCGCGGTAAATTCGACGCATTTTTTCTCGCCGACGGTTTAGCCTTACAACAACGCCGTGGTGCGGAAGGACGCACAGCCTTCGGTGGCGACTTTGAACCTGTCACCCTCTTCTCAGCCTTGTCTGCGGTGACAGAGAAGATTGGTTTTATCGCCACTGCTTCTACTACTTATGAAGATCCGTATATTCTCGCACGCAAATTTGCTTCCTTAGATCATATTTCTGGAGGAAGAGCAGGCTGGAATGTAGTCACAACTGGTAGTAGTGAAACAGCCGGTAATTTCGGTTTGGAAAACCATCCTATTCACGCAGATCGCTATATTCGCGCCCATGAATTTATTGATGTAGTCAAAGGTTTGTGGGATAGTTGGGAAGACGACGCTTTTGTTCGTGATCAGGAAACAGCTTTTTACTACGACCCTAATAAAATACATGAACTGAACCATAAAGGTAGATTCTTCTCCGTGCGCGGACCATTGAATATTGCCCGTCCGCCCCAAGGTTATCCTGTAATTGTCCAAGCAGGTTCTTCTGAAGATGGAAAAGAACTGGCTGGTAGAACTGCGGAAGTTATATTTACTGCTCAACAAACTCTAGAAGATGCTCAAGCCTTCTATGCAGATGTTAAAGGTAGATTAGCAAAATATGGCCGCACACCAGACCAACTCAAAGTTATGCCGGGTGTCTTTCCCGTAGTTGGGATTACAGAAGCAGAAGCAAAAGCCAAGTATCAGGAACTACAGGATTTAATTCATCCTCAAGTTGGTTTAGCTTTATTACAGGGACTTATAGGCACGGATCTTTCCTCTTATCCCCTTGATGAACCACTGCCAGATTTACCAGAAACCAATGATAACAAAAGCCGCCAAGCATTATTAATTGATATTGCCCGCAAACACAATTTTACCATTCGTGAGCTTTATCAATGGATTGCGGGAGCGCGTGGTCACTGGACAATTATTGGGACACCAGTGCAGATTGCAGATCAACTAGAAAGCTGGTTTGTCAATGATGCTGCTGATGGCTTTAACATTATGCCTCCTTATCTTCCTGGTGGACTAGATGATTTTGTTGACTTGGTAATTCCTGAATTACAACGGCGGGGCTTATTCCGTACTGAGTATGAAGGAACAACTCTGCGTGAAAATCTGGGTTTATCTCGTCCAGTTAATCAATATCAAAAGGTATTAGCAGCAGTTTAA
- a CDS encoding ABC transporter permease, protein MRLQEPDVPLNGWAEPRYNRPKGIFSNIKELFTKTLVITELEVRKLRHDPSDLVIRAVQPALWLLIFGQVFTRTRAIPTGNLPYLDFMTPGILAQSALFVAIFAGGMTLIWERDLGILQKFLVAPIPRAAIVLGKAFAAGIRCFSQVVFIYLLAFLLGVHLNLNPLAFLQVVLVIFLGAACFCTFSLIIGCLVKSRERFTGIGQLITMPLFFASNAIYPISLMPSWLKVISHLNPLTYEVDALRGAMLANGSSIYGFGLDCTILLLTLIGLTYICGRLYPQVAI, encoded by the coding sequence GTGAGACTGCAAGAACCAGACGTACCACTCAACGGTTGGGCTGAACCTAGATATAATCGCCCCAAAGGGATTTTTTCTAATATTAAAGAACTATTTACTAAAACCCTGGTAATTACTGAATTGGAAGTGCGGAAACTTCGCCATGATCCTAGTGATTTAGTGATTCGGGCTGTACAACCGGCTTTATGGCTGCTGATATTTGGGCAAGTATTTACTCGGACTCGTGCTATCCCTACAGGTAATTTACCTTACTTGGATTTTATGACTCCCGGTATTTTGGCTCAGAGTGCGCTGTTTGTTGCTATTTTTGCTGGGGGAATGACATTAATTTGGGAACGGGATTTAGGGATTTTGCAGAAATTCTTAGTTGCACCCATACCCCGTGCAGCGATTGTCTTGGGTAAAGCTTTTGCGGCTGGGATTCGTTGTTTTTCCCAAGTGGTGTTTATTTACCTTTTAGCGTTTTTGCTGGGTGTACATCTCAATCTCAATCCTTTGGCTTTCCTGCAAGTTGTGCTAGTCATATTTTTGGGAGCAGCTTGTTTTTGCACTTTTTCCTTAATCATCGGCTGTTTGGTGAAATCGCGGGAAAGATTTACGGGTATTGGGCAATTAATCACCATGCCGTTGTTTTTTGCCAGTAATGCCATCTATCCTATTTCATTGATGCCAAGTTGGTTAAAGGTCATTTCCCACTTGAATCCTTTGACGTATGAAGTGGATGCTTTACGGGGTGCAATGCTGGCGAATGGTTCAAGTATTTATGGATTCGGGTTAGATTGTACAATTCTCTTGCTAACATTAATAGGTTTAACCTACATCTGTGGCCGACTTTATCCACAGGTGGCGATTTGA
- a CDS encoding MarR family winged helix-turn-helix transcriptional regulator, whose amino-acid sequence MSLDKPSEECAARVMETVPLLMRFIRTEMRSHSSDSLSIPQLRSLAFLNRNPGASLSEVADHLGVTCATASTTIEKLVQRNLVQRTDNPQERRRVVLNLTREGKLLLEQSQEKTRGEIAEILEGLTPEQVSHIESGLTLLKNVFEQTETNSP is encoded by the coding sequence ATGAGTTTGGATAAACCCTCTGAAGAATGTGCCGCTAGGGTGATGGAAACTGTCCCCTTATTGATGCGGTTTATCCGAACCGAAATGCGATCGCACAGTTCTGACTCTTTATCTATACCACAATTGCGATCGCTTGCATTTCTGAATCGCAATCCTGGTGCTTCCTTGTCTGAGGTAGCAGATCATCTCGGAGTCACCTGTGCTACAGCATCCACAACTATAGAAAAATTAGTCCAACGAAATCTGGTGCAACGGACAGATAATCCTCAAGAACGACGACGAGTAGTCCTGAATTTGACGAGAGAGGGAAAACTGCTTTTAGAGCAATCCCAGGAAAAAACTCGCGGGGAAATTGCGGAAATTCTAGAAGGTTTGACACCAGAGCAAGTATCACATATTGAATCAGGCTTGACTCTACTAAAAAATGTCTTCGAGCAAACAGAAACCAACTCACCATAA
- a CDS encoding HAD hydrolase-like protein, which translates to MESAIAKLRRNLEMLLYADRLHDIIGAKKNNIASIGVTYGYGSREELENHKADLIADYPKEIPTLLPLRERSITV; encoded by the coding sequence ATAGAAAGTGCAATAGCGAAGCTCCGTAGGAATCTCGAAATGCTGCTGTACGCAGATCGCCTACATGATATCATCGGAGCTAAGAAAAATAATATTGCTTCAATCGGTGTGACTTATGGTTATGGAAGTAGGGAGGAATTGGAAAATCATAAAGCTGATTTAATTGCTGATTATCCAAAGGAAATTCCTACATTACTGCCTTTGCGAGAGCGTTCAATAACGGTATAA
- a CDS encoding MFS transporter encodes MSSSKQKPTHHNSKAAQHDPLAAMRFRDYRLFTIGRVVLFTGGQMQTVALGWELYERTDSAMALGGIGLAQVLPMIALTLITGHVADKNDRKKITLFAMLLLMFCSLTLAAISYYQGAVFLIYACLLLTGVARAFLKPAGDALMWQLIPTSAFTNAATWNSSSFQLASVIGPALGGLSIALFKSATGVYILAAIAALSCFFLTAAIKPQKTDFKKEPISLKTLAAGAEFVWNNQLILAAITLDLFAVLLGGAVALLPVFAKDILHVGPVELGYLQAAPSIGALIMAALLVYLPPIRKAGPALLWSVVGFGIVTIIFGLSRWTWLSLLMLAFSGALDSISVVIRHTLVQIRTPDHLRGRVAAINSVFISASNELGGFESGLTAALFGPVFSVVGGGIGTILVVVATAAIWPEIRKLGELHEDL; translated from the coding sequence ATGTCTTCGAGCAAACAGAAACCAACTCACCATAACAGTAAGGCTGCACAACACGATCCTTTGGCAGCCATGAGATTTCGAGATTATCGGCTATTTACCATTGGGCGTGTAGTCCTCTTCACAGGGGGACAAATGCAGACGGTAGCGCTGGGCTGGGAGCTATATGAGCGAACAGATTCAGCGATGGCCTTAGGGGGCATCGGGCTGGCGCAGGTTTTACCAATGATTGCCCTAACTTTGATTACGGGACACGTTGCTGATAAAAATGACCGAAAAAAGATTACTTTATTTGCAATGCTGCTATTAATGTTTTGTTCTCTAACTTTAGCGGCTATTTCCTATTATCAAGGTGCAGTTTTTCTAATTTATGCTTGCTTATTATTAACAGGTGTAGCCAGGGCATTTCTCAAACCTGCTGGTGATGCGCTGATGTGGCAGTTAATACCTACCAGTGCTTTTACTAATGCAGCGACTTGGAATAGTAGTAGTTTTCAATTAGCGTCGGTCATTGGGCCAGCTTTGGGAGGATTGAGTATTGCTCTGTTCAAGAGTGCGACAGGAGTATATATATTAGCAGCGATCGCAGCACTATCATGTTTTTTCCTCACCGCAGCCATTAAACCCCAAAAAACCGACTTTAAAAAAGAACCAATATCCCTGAAAACTCTAGCTGCTGGGGCTGAATTTGTTTGGAATAATCAACTCATTCTCGCAGCTATCACTCTAGATTTATTTGCTGTTTTGCTGGGTGGTGCAGTGGCATTATTACCCGTTTTTGCCAAAGATATTCTGCACGTTGGTCCGGTGGAATTGGGCTATTTACAAGCAGCCCCATCAATAGGTGCGTTGATTATGGCAGCATTGTTAGTATATTTACCACCTATCCGCAAAGCTGGACCAGCCCTTCTTTGGTCGGTTGTCGGGTTTGGGATTGTGACAATTATTTTTGGACTGTCTCGTTGGACATGGTTGTCGTTGTTGATGTTGGCATTTAGCGGGGCGTTAGACAGCATTAGCGTGGTGATTCGTCATACTTTGGTGCAAATTCGCACTCCCGACCATTTACGGGGTCGTGTTGCGGCCATTAATAGTGTGTTTATTAGTGCTTCTAATGAGTTGGGTGGTTTTGAGTCTGGTTTGACTGCGGCTTTATTTGGTCCGGTGTTTTCTGTTGTTGGTGGTGGTATTGGGACGATTTTGGTGGTGGTGGCAACAGCCGCAATTTGGCCGGAGATTAGGAAGTTGGGGGAGTTGCATGAGGATTTATAA
- a CDS encoding XisH family protein has protein sequence MSAKDVFHEVVKKALQKDGWQITHDPLSISVGGVNLSIDLAAEKLIAAEREGEKIAVEIKSFLERSSAISEFHTALGQFINYRGALRRRQPDRVLYLAVPLTTYKTFFNLDFPRDMIEENQVKMIIYDVEHEVIAEWIN, from the coding sequence ATGTCGGCTAAAGATGTCTTTCATGAAGTTGTCAAAAAAGCTCTACAGAAGGACGGTTGGCAGATTACTCACGATCCCCTATCAATTAGTGTAGGCGGGGTAAATCTGTCTATTGATTTAGCCGCAGAAAAATTGATTGCGGCAGAAAGAGAAGGAGAAAAAATTGCTGTTGAAATCAAAAGTTTTTTGGAGAGGTCGTCTGCAATTTCGGAATTTCATACAGCGTTAGGACAGTTTATTAATTATCGAGGTGCATTAAGAAGACGACAGCCAGATCGTGTTTTGTATTTAGCAGTACCTTTAACAACTTATAAGACATTTTTTAATCTTGATTTTCCTAGAGATATGATTGAAGAGAATCAAGTCAAAATGATTATTTATGATGTAGAGCATGAGGTGATTGCAGAATGGATAAACTAA
- a CDS encoding TauD/TfdA dioxygenase family protein, whose protein sequence is MSYQNIEVKPIAGRIGAKIKGVNLAENLSDEIISEIRKALVEYKVIFFRGQELDANGQVDFARRFGEITTAHPTVPSLPGHPEVLDLDYSRTVARANNWHTDVTFVDRPPLGSVLRALVIPSAGGDTIWANSVTAYQDLPEHLRNLADKLWAVHSNTYDYATAFDIPEEVKSYRDVFTSTVYETLHPVVRIHPESGEKGLFIGGFVRQIRGLSPTESGDIIRLLQSYITRPENTVRWRWKVGDVAFWDNRATQHYAIDDYGDQPRRVQRVTIAGDLPLGIDGKYSQVIKGDSSAYIPNLVAA, encoded by the coding sequence ATGAGTTATCAAAACATAGAAGTTAAACCAATTGCTGGACGTATTGGGGCAAAAATTAAAGGTGTTAATCTAGCTGAAAACCTCAGTGATGAAATCATCAGCGAAATTAGAAAAGCCTTAGTTGAATATAAAGTCATCTTCTTTCGTGGACAAGAACTTGATGCTAATGGACAAGTAGATTTTGCCCGTCGTTTCGGTGAAATCACTACCGCACATCCGACAGTTCCATCACTTCCTGGACATCCAGAAGTATTGGATTTAGATTACAGCCGCACTGTTGCTCGTGCCAATAACTGGCACACCGATGTCACATTTGTAGATCGTCCGCCCCTTGGCTCGGTCTTGCGGGCGTTGGTAATTCCGTCAGCGGGAGGGGATACTATTTGGGCAAATTCGGTGACTGCATACCAAGATTTACCGGAGCATTTGCGTAATTTAGCTGACAAACTCTGGGCTGTACATAGCAATACTTATGATTATGCCACAGCCTTTGATATACCTGAAGAAGTGAAATCTTACCGAGATGTGTTTACTTCAACGGTGTATGAAACCCTGCATCCAGTGGTGAGAATTCACCCTGAATCTGGGGAAAAGGGCTTGTTTATTGGTGGTTTTGTGCGGCAAATTCGCGGTTTATCTCCAACTGAATCAGGGGATATTATTCGCTTGTTGCAATCTTATATTACACGACCTGAGAATACCGTGCGTTGGCGCTGGAAAGTCGGTGATGTGGCTTTTTGGGATAACCGTGCTACTCAACATTATGCCATTGACGACTATGGAGATCAACCCCGTCGTGTGCAGCGTGTAACCATTGCTGGTGATCTTCCTTTAGGTATTGACGGTAAGTATAGTCAAGTAATTAAAGGAGATTCTTCGGCATATATTCCCAATCTTGTAGCAGCTTAA
- a CDS encoding thioredoxin family protein, which produces MALTPSTMLPLGTLAPKFNLPDVVSGKTISLANFADKKVLVVIFVSRHCPFVQHIKFELAKLGQDYKNRNVGFLAISSNDINTHPHDAPELLKDFAQELDLSYSLLYDESQKAAKDFFAACTPDFFVFNANRKLAYRGQLDDSRPKNDLPVTGQDLRKAINYVLADQEIIWQQKPSIGCNIKWKAGNEPVYYKVPVTVG; this is translated from the coding sequence ATGGCTTTAACACCTTCGACAATGTTACCTTTGGGAACTTTAGCACCTAAATTTAATCTCCCAGATGTGGTTTCAGGTAAAACGATTTCATTGGCAAACTTTGCTGATAAAAAAGTATTAGTAGTTATATTTGTTAGTCGTCATTGTCCTTTTGTGCAACATATCAAATTTGAATTAGCAAAATTAGGACAAGATTACAAAAATAGAAATGTGGGTTTTTTAGCAATTAGTTCTAATGATATTAATACTCATCCTCATGATGCACCAGAATTACTTAAAGATTTTGCTCAAGAATTAGATTTATCTTATTCTTTACTTTATGATGAAAGTCAAAAAGCGGCTAAAGATTTTTTTGCAGCTTGTACTCCTGACTTTTTTGTATTTAATGCTAATAGAAAGCTGGCTTATCGAGGACAATTAGATGATAGTCGTCCAAAAAATGATTTACCTGTGACTGGACAAGATTTACGGAAAGCGATTAATTATGTTTTAGCAGATCAGGAAATTATTTGGCAGCAAAAGCCGAGTATTGGTTGTAATATCAAATGGAAAGCGGGGAATGAGCCGGTTTATTATAAAGTTCCGGTGACGGTTGGGTAG
- a CDS encoding HAD family hydrolase: MLSHTVLFDLDGTLTDPKQGITRCIQYALSELGYKPPDANELLWCIGPPLKSSFSQLLQTADDTLLEKAILLYRSRFSTIGLFENSLYPLIPETLKTIRAAGYQTFVATSKPQIYATRIIEYFDLAPFFDGVYGSELDGNRSVKGDLISYIIERESLLPSTVVMVGDRLHDIIGAKKNNIASIGVTYGYGSREELETHKADLIADFPDEIPTLLPLI, translated from the coding sequence ATGCTTTCTCACACAGTCCTTTTTGACCTAGATGGAACTCTCACTGATCCTAAACAGGGGATTACTCGCTGTATTCAGTATGCTTTATCGGAACTTGGTTATAAACCACCAGATGCTAATGAATTGCTTTGGTGTATTGGACCACCACTGAAAAGCAGTTTTTCCCAGTTATTGCAAACCGCTGATGACACATTACTGGAGAAAGCAATTTTACTATATCGTAGTCGCTTTTCTACGATTGGGTTATTTGAAAATTCTCTTTATCCGCTAATTCCCGAAACTCTAAAAACTATTCGTGCTGCTGGTTATCAGACTTTTGTAGCAACTTCTAAACCTCAAATTTATGCTACACGCATTATTGAATATTTTGATTTAGCACCTTTTTTTGATGGTGTTTATGGTAGTGAATTAGATGGTAATAGAAGTGTGAAAGGTGATTTAATTTCCTACATTATAGAGAGGGAAAGTCTTTTACCTTCTACTGTAGTTATGGTAGGCGATCGCTTACATGATATCATCGGAGCTAAGAAAAATAATATTGCTTCAATTGGTGTGACTTATGGCTATGGAAGTAGGGAAGAATTGGAAACTCATAAAGCTGATTTAATTGCTGATTTTCCAGATGAGATTCCTACATTACTACCTTTGATTTGA
- a CDS encoding helix-turn-helix domain-containing transcriptional regulator, which yields MALTRDFTETVNARVQRDPEFAIALLDEAISLFLNGEPETARLILRDIVNATVGFEQLAIETSKPSKSLHRMLSAKGNPTMDNLTAIFNVLRKNMNVNINVQTTGVKTIYVKS from the coding sequence ATGGCACTTACTAGAGACTTTACAGAAACTGTTAACGCACGGGTACAAAGAGATCCTGAGTTTGCGATCGCTCTACTTGATGAAGCTATTTCTCTCTTTCTCAATGGTGAACCAGAAACAGCAAGACTGATTTTAAGAGATATTGTCAATGCAACAGTAGGGTTTGAACAGTTGGCAATTGAAACTTCTAAACCAAGCAAGAGTTTACATCGAATGTTATCCGCAAAAGGTAATCCAACTATGGATAATTTGACTGCAATCTTTAATGTTTTGCGTAAAAATATGAATGTTAATATTAATGTTCAGACAACAGGGGTAAAAACTATTTATGTCAAATCTTGA